One Dromiciops gliroides isolate mDroGli1 chromosome 3, mDroGli1.pri, whole genome shotgun sequence DNA segment encodes these proteins:
- the MAMSTR gene encoding LOW QUALITY PROTEIN: MEF2-activating motif and SAP domain-containing transcriptional regulator (The sequence of the model RefSeq protein was modified relative to this genomic sequence to represent the inferred CDS: deleted 1 base in 1 codon) codes for MTLVASAQCSQLIRSKFRSVLQLRIHRRSQDQRESGQKPDQTSAGTQASSHSALLPSNGSTGPQRLPPAPAPGGTQPSFTSSSFPPRDSVDPWISAPAPDQAAITSSSALFCNSGVPKPSPATLPFSGVSLKKAKGDSQQREPRPRLKALKYHAYVPPEHRGGPGAAAPAQESPSREDGQLPEHKQDLSLLRAWGSRPGLQDSPAPPEIPRPVAPKPKLELQTLRLEELTVSELRQQLRLRGLPVSGPKPALLERLRAPGARDRQAQLQRPVRSPGVRSRPSPSSSSKPRSRPRPRTEPQAPARTAGKSPWPRSATAEAPPAPPAPPRVLSLEEELQEAIRRAQLIPHHSIQDILDEPLELPAEALPPPPLDFPGSFDLLSPSPPPGSEGLSSVFSSWPPSPASSPSPGPGRPLEAADWLEALTGSPALDCSGPAPSIFCTDFAEPGTSRLWDLGVDEW; via the exons ATGACCCTCGTAGCCTCGGCCCAGTGTTCCCAGCTCATCCGCTCCAAGTTCCGCTCCG TCCTCCAGCTCCGTATACACCGGAGATCCCAGGACCAGCGTGAGAGTGGACAGAAGCCCGACCAGACCTCGGCTGGGACGCAGGCTTCTAGTCATTCAGCCCTTCTCCCCAGTAATGGCTCCACGGGACCCCAGCGCCTGCCCCCAGCTCCTGCC CCCGGGGGAACACAGCCTTCTTTCACCTCGTCTTCTTTTCCACCTAGGGATTCAG TGGACCCCTGGATCTCGGCCCCAGCCCCCGACCAAGCCGCCATCACCAGTTCCTCGGCCTTGTTCTGTAACTCTGGGGTCCCCAAACCCAGTCCAGCAACCCTCCCGTTTTCTGGAGTGTCATTGAAAAAG GCCAAAGGAGATAGTCAGCAAAGGGAGCCCAGGCCCAGGTTGAAAGCACTCAAGTACCACGCGTATGTGCCCCCCGAGCACCGGGGAGGGCCAGGGGCAGCGGCGCCGGCCCAGGAAAGCCCCTCCAGGGAGGATGGGCAGCTCCCAGAGCACAAGCAGGACCTGTCTTTGCTCAG GGCTTGGGGATCGAGACCAGGTCTCCAGGACAGCCCCGCACCCCCGGAGATCCCCCGACCAGTGGCCCCTAAGCCCAAGTTAGAGCTTCAGACCCTCCGACTGGAGGAGTTGACG GTATCGGAGCTCCGCCAGCAGCTCCGCCTGCGGGGCCTTCCGGTGTCCGGACCCAAACCGGCTCTGCTGGAGCGGCTGCGGGCGCCCGGGGCCCGGGACAGGCAGGCCCAACTGCAGCGGCCGGTGCGGAGCCCCGGGGTCCGCTCCCGTCCCAGTCCAAGCTCCAGCTCGAAGCCCAGGTCTCGTCCGCGACCTCGGACGGAGCCCCAGGCCCCTGCTAGAACAGCCGGAAAGTCT CCCTGGCCCCGCTCCGCTACCGCCGAGGCCCCGCCTGCTCCTCCTGCCCCGCCCCGAGTCCTGTCCTTGGAAGAAGAGCTTCAGGAGGCCATCCGCCGGGCACAG CTCATCCCCCATCACTCCATCCAAGACATTCTCGACGAGCCTCTGGAGCTGCCTGCAG AAGCTCTGCCACCACCCCCGTTGGATTTCCCGGGCTCCTTCGACCTCCTTTCTCCGTCCCCACCGCCGGGCTCCGAAGGCCTGTCCTCAGTCTTCTCCTCCTGGCCTCCGTCCCCTGCCAGCTCTCCGTCGCCGGGACCAGGGCGTCCTCTGGAGGCGGCAGATTGGCTGGAGGCTCTGACCGGAAGCCCGGCTCTGGACTGCTCCGGCCCGGCCCCCAGCATTTTTTGCACCGACTTTGCAGAGCCCGGGACCAGCAGACTCTGGGACTTGGGGGTGGACGAGTGGTGA